Part of the Henckelia pumila isolate YLH828 chromosome 2, ASM3356847v2, whole genome shotgun sequence genome is shown below.
ACAAATATTCTATGGATAAACTCTTCCGTACAGAACAAGCATAGAAAGCAGAACACTCACCATGTACCTTCGTATCAGGGAATGTCCGTGGAAAAGACAAGACAACGACATTAATTTGAATTCGAAAAACTCGTTGCCTGCCGAAGTATAAATACTCAGCTTTGAAACATTTCAAAGCATCGACATCTTGAAATAGCACTCGCAAATATACTCTCACTACAAAGGTAAACTGAAcatatttagtttattcatacACAATCAGTCGAGGAAAGAAAAGCTTACTGGAGATCATATTCAAGCAAACCGAAGAAATCAAGTCCAAGTCTGTGATCAGACGATCAATCAAGTGCTAAGTGTTGTGTTTTAATCAGTGTTGTATCTTTGTGATCAGTTGAGGTGCTGCAAACCTCGTTGTAACAAAAAAGCAACCATGAATTGTGTTCTTGAAGTATTTCTAGGAATTGTGAGATAGACAGTGCATGTAAGTCCAGGTGCGAATGCACCCCCccccttttaatttaaattgtataaatatatatatatatatatatatatataattaaatagttaataaaatttaataacaatGATGTGGTTAAGTCTAGAGGTGCATGGTTCATTATTTTTCATCATCATTATTAATTTGAagtttgttttaaaatttttatttatttatctatttttgagtttgttttaaatttttattttatatgtcTATGTTGGATTTAATAGACGTCgatttcaatatttatttttctgagCTGAAAATTGGCCTTTGTTAAGATGacttaattttttgttttttataatgTATTACCATTAAACGGAGAAATATGATATgccttaatttttaaattttattctacTCATTCTTTTTCTTATTGaaaaatatctaaaaaaatgaatttttgttatagtatcgtgatatttttatattttatcgtAAGATTTTTCATTTAATGTAATTTAAGATTTGAtaactaaaatttttttattgaatttttttatgttgtaagaatttttttacaatttttgtTGTAACTTTAGCATTACTAAACAAAATTAGTAGTAAAAATATGTTGTCATTAATATACGGCTTTTGTCGACACTTGACAACACCACCTGTCATAACATAATATGCGACCTCCCCAAACATTAAATCCTAGATCCGCCCCTatgtaagtcctagtcttggagtggCTGTTGCAAGTCGATTGTAATAGTCAAAGCTTTCTAGAGTGAATCCTTCTGAAGTGGAAGAAAGTGTGATGTAGGAATTGTTGAAATATCTGAACATCCacaaattatgattttttaatacatttaaTACTAACCAACAACCTCCTGACTGATCCTAACATTATTAaatagttttaattttttaatacatttaatatttatgataaaatttttaaactattttcgtactaactttcaattaattgataAATTTTAGTATGAAATTACGATTATAGtctaatttaattctaaacaaaatccaaattatatattagacaaattagtcattttatattGTATCTTACTTTTTAGTcattacattttattttatttatcaaaatgatATTCTCTATCtttgtttatatttttaaaattttatatttttttttgtatgcaAATTTTTAGATTAGATAGCTATCACTcttaaatttttgaatatttaattcatcATGTGACTTCtgaaaataacatgaaaatcaattaatataaaaaaatttatatataaacatgtatCGCGTGCAAATAACGCTAATATATAATTATCTACGTTACCTTTATAATATCGTACCCTTTTATTTGGTAatgttaataataaaaatatattataatatcaaATACATCAACATTATAAATTGTTTAAAATCTAAACACTTTAGCGAAATTTTTAAtaaacttataagttgtttttattatttttagccaaacacTGTTTTAGACGTTTATTATccctttttttaatattttaaaattttttatcgtTATATAATTCATACGTTCAATTTCATATCACAATTTATACCGCTCATTCTCGACATatctaataaaattttaatgatGTAATTTGGAGTAATGCGTGCTCTGTGTCGTTGTGACGTCAAAAAATTGTATCCAAACTAGaatattgatgtttaatgatATTGTTGTtgttactaaaaaaaaaatcattgagTGTACACTGACGAGCGCGAATCTAAGgatagcggctgcgggttcccacgtcacaaaaaaaaaacaaacaacaaTAACCacgtcaaaataaaataaaacaacaaaatatattattgttattattattttaatttatttctgaaatttaccatcattaatttttaattcaataaacTGACCGGAATGAATCTGTCGGTGACCTAACAAAAAATTAGAAGAGAAAATAATCAGAATACAATTTTATATTATTGGTGGAAGACAGCATCATTTGGTGGCTGATTTAATTTGCTTGCTTGTTCGTACTAAAATTTTGCTATAAGAGGAGATGTGCACTTCACCCATTTCACTTTCAAAAACACAATCAACCTCCTATCTCCATCTTCATCAATCTttagtttttattaaaaattaataaatctaatattttttcaaccaaatctatactattatataaaatttgggcACGCTTAAATAACTACTTTTGGTGTGTCAAGATGACACCAATTTTCTTCTCCATTTTACCCCTGTTCATTGAGAGTTCTCTgcacagtttttttttttttttttttctgaaggaAAAAGGCAAAAAAACATTTTGACAactttcataattttaatttcatCATACATCTCTCTCACATGTCAACCAAACGAACGTTTTTTTCTCccaaattagaaataaaataaataaattttattaaaaaaatattgtaaaaGCACGCAACGCGTGCTTCGGATCACtagttaataaataaaatttgagtaTATTCAAGATGGTTTTTGATGGAAAAATAATTAGAAATTATGTTTTCATAAATTATCTTCTAATTTATTGATTCAAAActctttttgtattttttaagcTAAGAAATTTTATACGCAAACATCACCTACCAAAAGTGATGGATCCAAATTAAAAGTTTGGATGATTCAATATATTCATTCTGAAGAAAAAAATTTACTCTTTATTTTTTCCTTGAAAAtaatcaatataaattcaataattttttttttctataaataaataatttcaaattttaaaaataaaaagtgttactatcaaaaacaaaaaaatattgaatcTCACAGTGTAATTAGTCTATAACATTTGATATAAATGGCCAAGTGATTTTCTTTCAAATTCAGTACAATTGTCCACTGCTACTTTATGAAATCTCAGCCGTCAAAATCAGCTTGCGAATCTGGAACGTCCATCAGCCATTCTCTTCGAACGAATCTGCCCACAACTCAAGATCCCGATCCGACGGACAGAAAGGAATCTTCCTTTGCATCATCAAACCGCAAAGCAATCCCCCACCGTTGGATCGGTTCCCCTTCTCCTTTCCCGCCGTTTCCCGCACGCAATTCCAATCCTTCAAGGCCGTTGAAGCCGCCGAGTCGGAGCTGTCTGAGAAGTCGCAAGACTCACCACCGGAGCTCTGCTTCGACCCGGCGCGGCTCAGCCTTCGACGTCGCCGGGACTCGCTCTCCTTCTTCTCCATCAGTTCACGGAAACTCACCGCCGAAACCTTATCCAGAACCCCACATTCGGAAGAATCGTAAACCGCAGCTGCGATGTTGAGAACTCCTTGGAATCTACCAGACGGCCGGCGGATCTGCACGGCGGTGAAGGCAGGGGTCCCTCCGCCTTTCTTGAGACACGTGCTGAGCAGAAACCTGACGGTTCCAATGAGGAAATCTTTAATATAGCCGACGCCGAAGATCTCAACAGAAACGGCGGACGTATCGCCGGAGAGAAATTCATCAGAGACGCGAAAGAGGAATTTGTCGTTCCAGGTAGGGTTTTCACCGGCGAGGGAGTCGACCCGGGTCTTGAGCTTGGCGGCGGGGTGAACCCAGGCGACGGCGTAGGTCTGCAAGCGGCGCAAGTTAGTTGAAGGCGGCTTCAGTCCCTGGGCTGAGATCAAGTTAATCTCCAAGATCTGCGTCTCCATTGGCGAAGTAAAGAATCACGGCTTTTTcgcattaaaattttccatcaAGAACCAGCCAGATTCACAAACGGGACTAATGAGTCAATTTTGTGGGATTTACTCTCAATTATTATATAAcatcttaatatatatatatatatatttacgaaatCATCTTAATCATTTTAACAATATACAtaaataaatcttttttttttttaaaaaaagaagaaaaatctATACATATTATTCTAAAAACCTATTTTGATAAATTCCAAAAATAACTAACTAAtttgttaattaaatttattaataactaaaattggatatatatttgataaTTAGAACTCGAAATAAGAAATTAATTTGTCGGTCTTAGCCATATTTTTTCTCATTTATTGGGGAAGAACCGGTGCGTGTTTCCTACCTGCCTACATGATAGAGGATTTTTCTCAAGTCCAACCGACAAAGATTGGCTTTTAACTTTCGTCCACTATtcaaaaatgaaatgaaatgaatTTCTTCTTGGCCTTTACTTGATCAAACTGCCAAATCAATTTAGCAAAATGGAGCTCACATGTTCAAGGAACTCTCGTGTTCCAGTTGCTACAATAACTATATCATTTATAAATTTCATAAGAACGGCAATTCTTCATAAATAATTCGAGTTGAAATCGGCAAGCTCAACAAATGCCACCTTAGACGATAAGTTTCCAAGCTGCTGTGAAGTTCTTACCTCATTCACATGGACAACAAGAACCCAAGACTTTTGACATCCAAACCTCCGTCGTGAATCAATATCGTGGAGCTGCATGGAACCCAAACACACCGCAGAATCAAACGAAAGctagtattatatatatatatatatatatctcgaaATGACGATTTGTTTCGAATAATCGAACGAGGAGTCTTTTCTACTTAAGCTCCTACCTCCGCCAATTGTTGCCTCGGGTAGCCGTTCAATGAAGTACTTGTGCTTCGTGATATACATGATTGGTACACCAGGTATCTGACAATATACTTATATTTTTAGGTAAAGTTTTAAACTTGAAGTAAACAAGACTAAATTCGCTAATGGTAATCAAAAGATAGATGCAAGAATTCAGCATACCTTCCGTATTCTCCTCTTCAAGTCTCTATCACAAGTTGCAACAATGTAGCATTTATGCTGTTGCATTGGTATAATGAGAATTGGTTAATTTATTTGCTATGAACATGCATTACAAAATCAATTAGTATCAGTTGCACCTGTGTAACCCTATCAACAAGGCAATCATCAGCATAGGTTCCCTTGTGAGTACACGGAAGCCTTTCAAATCGAGGATCCTTGGCAATCCTGTGGACATAAGAGAGAGAGAGCAAAAtgtaaataagaaaaaataactACAAAAGATGTTCACCTATAGGCTACACAAAATCTATTTAGTGAATTAGTCATGGATTATATATTTTactttttataatataatattaaatttttttatgcaaACGGTATAAAATAATTGCTCTATCTGTTGATACACTGCCTTCTTGAGTTGAATTACATGAAGAGGCTAAGAGTAGATGGGAAAGTGAAGTACATGCCTCAGTGCAACTCTGTATTTCTGACCCAACTTTTCAAGCTCAGCCATAACACAGTCCGTGATACAAGGAGTACCTACAAAGAGTAAAAAGCCAACTCAGAAGTTCTCAACAAAAACAAGTCAAATGGAAGGATAGAGGCAAGCGTGTTGAAAGTCTGGATAGATTCGGAGTTCAAAAACAATAGCCAGTAATATGATTGCATCAGCGTGTATAATAGAGAACAAAAGAGGAGCCCTGATTACAAACAACTGAATCATATGACTACAAATTCAAAATATTGCCAGTAATAAATGGGAAATCTTTTATCAGATATAAACCTATAATCAAATTTACTAGCAACAGCTATAAATGGATATAAAACATGCACCGATAGAAGAAACTCCACCAGAACTTACATTTTGCATAAAAGCAGTCCATCATTCCTTTCTCCAAATCCAACTGCATAAAATTCAAAGAGAAGGTCAAACAAGTAGATCATCACAATACTATCAGAAATTGGATAGGCATGCCCAACAACccataaaaagaacaagatAATAGACAACATCATGGTTTCAGACAGCATAACAGCTACAGATAAAGCAAAACCAAATGAAAGAACTTCAATTCAGTCCTCTATTCTTTCCTCCGAGCACATCAATAAACCCCTAAAGTAGTggaagcacttctcaacttttctttcataaaattttgaaagCTCTCCTAAACACTACCTTGTCAGATTTACAGCACGCACAAATGAAACCATACAAAGTAAAACCCGATAGAATGCCAATGGTACACATAAAAGGTACAAGCATGGCCTTTTAATGTGGAATCAGTGGATTTCGCCTTCACCAGGCAATGTTATTAGACCTTACATCACTAGAACATAAAAACATCATATCTACTAGAAAACACAAAAAGTTTTAACAAAATATCATAATCGGCCAGCAGACCAACAAAGGCTGCTCTTGATCGAAAATCAGGTTGGTTACGATGATTCCATCCAAGGCTGTATGTCTCACAGTGCAAATCTAAGGTAGCCACGTATGAAGTGGAAAAGATACCTAAAATTCCTCTAAAAAAACCATGAATATTTTTTTCGTCGAATCCAAATAACAAACATCCAAATCATCGCTTACTGTACGAAACAACAAATACAGGAAAAAGAATCAAACCGCATAATCACGAATATCTCccaatcactaaaaaaatttaacataaCATTAGGAAACAGAGAAGAAAAATTGTAATTCTCACTTTATTTTGGATGGAGAAATTAATGAAGTTAGTATCAACTAAGACTCTGTATGGCGGACCCAAAGCAGTGTTGTGCTTGAAGAAAAGAGCTGATGAAACCTGTGGCCTGCGGTCAAAATAATGCACCACCTAAAAAAATTTTAACCATAAACTTCGGAACAAAACATTTACAAAATAGATAAAGTACTTACACATTTCTGGGGAGCTTTTCCTTGCTCAAGTCTTTCTTATTAGGGTTTAAGACCTCCTCCTTGTAACTGAATAATGAGACATTGAAGtacaataaataaatctaaatAAATCCTGAGAGAAATCATTACTGTGATCAGAAGGAggcattaaaaaataaaatcttactGCTTAATTGCTTTATGGGAGATGATTTTCTTCATCACGGCAAATTTGGGTGTTTTCTTAGCTTTTCCCATCTTTCCTATGATCAGCGCGAAGACACAATCGATGATAGTTCCACAAAAAGGTTTCCAGAAGGCTATGGAACTGCAGAATTTCGAGATTAATCTCTTCGAAAATTCTCGACACGATTAAACCCTATCGCTTGAGAAGAAGATTTTAATGGGGCAAAGAACTGAAGAAGAGAGTTGGCAATAAACATATTTTGGGTCGGGTAACGTCGTTCGGGTTTTCCAGGTAGGGTACCCGGTTAGCAAATTTGACTTGCCCGAATACAATCCGAAAGTGTCAGACAGCCGAGGTTTATGACAGGTTGAAAGTCGTAACCGATACACACGATCGGGTGGTAAAAAAGTAACCAAAACCAATCCAAAATTCGACATATCCGGTTTGATTTCGATTTCTACACGAATCTAACTTTTTAACAGCTTACGGATCTGATCGGGTTTTTTGGTATCCAAAATGCGACACTAATAAAGGGCAAATTGCACAGCGTCccttcataaaattaaaaaagagcACGTTTATACCCTCAACAAAATAAATAGGCTTAGCGTctccaatattttttaaaaaatagcatACGTGTCCCAAATTGATTAAATGTAAAAAATGACCCATACATGACCATTTTACccttatattattatattgaatttttaTGACCATTTCACTTTTCTTTCTGACAGACCACGACCACTACCACTACCACTACCACTACCATTCATTTTTTTAAGCGCAGTACCATTCACTTTTATTTGCCCTGATGTTTTCAATCGAAGAAACGAGGCAGAGCAACGTATGGAGGGTTGACGAGGAAGAAGCATTCATTCAATAAATTGGTAAGTGTATTTCGTTTGTTGTCTTAGAAAGTTAAGTATTTTTGTTgttaattcatattttttttatcagaagTTGATGGATATGCTAATCGATGTTGATGTTTGGTATGGTGGCCGGTTGGAACTTTTCCCCAAATTGCAGTACGTCGGAGGGGATAAGTATGAagttaagaattttaatttGGACAGGTTAAATATTTCTACTTTGTACGAGTTGTACAAATTGTGTGGGGGAATTATGTTGAATGTTAGGTTTTTCTTTAGGTTGCCTGGAATTGTGAGTGAGAGAGGTCTTATTGAGATTAAGAGGGATGCTGATTTAACAGTGTTGTATGAGCATTACAAAAATGAAGATAATTTGACTTTGTGGATTGAGAAGACAATAGCAATTCCTTTACAAGTTTTAGATCCAGAAGATAACGAAGTACCTGTTATGGAATTTAGAGAACTATGATAAGAGATAAACTTGTAGGTGATTCTCCTGTACATGATGTGCTTAGAAGTGATGAACCAGAAAGCTTTGGGTTTGGTGTTTTAAGTGACTTTGATGATGATGCTGATGAATCCTACAAAGAATCTGGATATTCAATTTCATCTGATGAAGATAATTTAGATTTAGTTAGTGAAGAGTCTATTGATGAAGGGGTGTTTGACGATCGAAAGAAAAAGAATAAGAGTAAAGAAGTTACTACTGATGATGGATGGTGCAGTGACCcagttgatgatgatgatgagatTTTAAGTGTATATGGATCTGATGATGATGCTCCAAAGCATCCTGTTTATAAAGAGGGACAAGACATGACCAATTTCAAATTAATGGTAGGTATGAAATTCAAATCTACAAGAGAATTTAAATTTGTGCTGTCTGATGTCAGTGTTAAAGGGGGCATTGAAGTTGTGTtttataaaaatgaaaaaagtaGGATAACAGTTGTGTGCAAAGAAGAAGAATGTGAGTGGAAGATTCATGCCTCATTAGTAATGGGTGGACCAACTTTTCAGATCAAAACATTGAAAGGTAGGCATACATGTTCTAAAGCAGCAACTAGTTGGCTTGCAAACTACAAGTATTTGGCAAAGAAAATTGAACAAGTTGTGAGAGAAAATCCTAATGTTAAGACAAATCAATTGATTAATTACATTAAGAGGGAATGTGGTGTAAATGTTAGCAAGTGGAAAGCAGTCAGAGCTAAGAAATATGCTCTACAGAGTATCAAAGGGGTTGATAACGTGCAGTATGAGATCCTTATGGATTATTGCGAAACCGTGTTGAAGTACAATCCTGGTAGCCGAATTATAATCAGGGCTAGAGAGGATTGTGTTGCACCAACTTTTGGAAAACTGTATTACTCTTTGTCTGGTCTGAAAATGAACTTTTTAACTAGTTGTAGACCAATTATAGGTCTTGATGGTTGCTTCCTTAAGACTGTACATGGGGGTCAGTTACTTACAGCAATTGGAAGAGATGGTAATGATGGTATGGTACCAATAGCAATTGCAATTGTTGAGATTGAGAATAGAGATACTTGGACTTGGTTTCTTAGAGAACTGTTGGAGGACATTGGAGGATTGGGGGAAAATAAGTGGACATTTATAAGTGATAGACAAAAAGGCTTAATAAAGGCACTAAAAGATTTGGTTCCCGATTCTGAGCATAGGTTTTGCCTAAGACATATGTatcagaattttaaaaaaaatttagtagtgTTGAACTAAAGGGTCTATTCTAGAAAACTGCAGCAACTGGGAATAAAAATGAGTTTAATTTAGTGATGAATGAGATTGCCCGAGTAAATCTAAAGGTTGATTCTGTCCTTGAAACAGCCCATGAGTGGCTTCTAAAAGTCCCAGCTGTTCATTGGGCAAGAAGCCATTTCACAACTCATTGCAAATCTGATGTATTAGAACAACATATCTGAATCATTCAACAGTTTCATCTTGGAAGATAGAGAAAAGCCAATTATCTCAATGCTAGAGGGCATTAGAACCAAATTGATGAGAAAAACACAAGAGAGGAAGGCTGGGATGGAAAAATATCCGGGTAAAATCTGTCCCAATATCTTGAAGAAGATCGAGAAATGTCAAGACATATCTAGGAGTTGTTTTCCCGTCTACTCAGGAGATCTTGAATATCAAGTTCAATATGCGACTGCATATGGTGTTGTGAGGAAGGCAGTATGTTGTTAATTTAAGGAGTAAAACATGCACATGTGGCTTGTTTCAGCTGTGTGGGTACCCATGTTGTCATGCATGTGCTGCAATAGCTCATAATAGACAAAAGATTGAAGATTTTGTGGACATTTGCTACACAAAGGTTGAATATTTGAAAGGATACACATACTTTATTCATGCAGTTCCAGGGGAAATAGATTACTGCAAGTCAGAGTCACAGCCATTAaacctgtagtagcccgtgcccaaaatcagtgattaagtattaatcaattcattaatcctactagttaagagtaaacgtgattaagggaactcttaatgggttaacggagtccggaattggattcagaacacttggaaatggtttgagggtcatcgagtttggaggctccgaagtcaaggtttggacggtccgaagtcagggttcggacgctccgaacgtgctgccgacagtcgtcatggatgatgtcatcatgctgatgtaagcaatgacgtaatatcatgtTCGGATGACCCAAAGCCCaattcggacgacccgaagcccagttcggacgatccgaactccgtctataaatagggagtgccgagctcatttttgagtGCACCggtccctctcttctctctcgattccttagccttctaactcagatctagggaattctaggcatcccgtggggaatccggaagcggcatagcagtccaggcgtcgtagcggagctgtggcctagttttgaggcactcgacagcaaagggctaacgacggacgaaggtatagcttttgcttcctataaatatttagaagtatgcaatagcttagttaaggcttttagagcgctataatgatagtagtatcatttggcagtgtagagaagactataggcgtggacctagagttggtagagcttgcactgatttaaggtacgaaagtactgttcgagatatcctgactgagtatgcatgtattatgtgactgcatggtctatatgtcattgatttatgctgcattcatttgcatactgagctatctccttcgagatgtctgttagtagggtttttccctatcctgttagtggttggacttccatcgatttgggtccggcatatccactgatattatggtatgggagccacctcctgaagcgacggcacaacatgctacataccagggcccggtctgtcgtagaatctgttatctgatccttgacctcgagtttatagggagttcactttgcatgcatgtatactcatactctcgtgctgagcattttatgctcacgtctcgtactctgtgtttctggacaccctattccatggggcaggtttgcgattggacgaggcgggtggttccaagaggggctagacagtggttggccatctggagctttgtctaggtttatttctgttgttttgggttgatacacctttcgatttggttgtataatttattttggatatttacagattcttttACTTGAGATTGTaaaatgtttatggtttccgcagttttattctgatatctgtttaattaagttaattgcaagCCTAagttctggatgggcgagcccgtaggtggtggaggtttacttttgcaccctttattgcggcgagaggagtggccacctgggccgagttccgcacagcttttcagaagctgtattttcctcctgcactccgtcagtcgaaggcgggcgagctactgagtctgcggcAGGGAgctatgtctattgatgagtatcagcagaagttctttgatctgctatcctattgccccgagattgctgacagctctgggatgaagtataatctgttccttcagggccttaaccctgagatccatgaccgtgtggcggttgacgacgacatgtcctacgaaggtttggtgagccattgtcaccaggcggaggacagcatttggcggaacaggtctttccctcagtcgagtcctgctagttctttgggtccccgtgcccaatcttttaagaagtctggatctacttcttcctctggttctggcggtgttgtccgtttcgataagaaggacaagtgtgatcactgtgaaaagaaccatccatccgacaagtgccgtagagcttctggagcttgtttccattgtggagagactggtcatatccggagggattgtccactatctgggggatgaggttctggttcaggttcaggatctggttctcaggctaccgttcagcagaggtcgcagggcagcctgctgggagttttcatttgaggccacgagcttctggccaggtgttttccctgagacatgatcaggcagtggaggagaatgagaaagtcatcgcaggtacatttctgctttatggtatacctgctcttgtacttattgacactggtgcatctcattccttcatttctgtacattttgttaagaggcataagttaccatgcattgcactagacgtagtgatgtctgtttctactctgacgggccaatctgctttggctaagtgtctagtgatgggttgccctttagagttcgaagggaacattctgttagcaaatctcatggtcctggcgatggacgactttgattgcattctggaaatatatatgttgactacctatcgagcttcagtggactgctatcagaggttaGTACGCTATCATTTGGAGGGGAGTGAGaactggtttttctatggagagggagcgc
Proteins encoded:
- the LOC140878391 gene encoding uncharacterized protein produces the protein METQILEINLISAQGLKPPSTNLRRLQTYAVAWVHPAAKLKTRVDSLAGENPTWNDKFLFRVSDEFLSGDTSAVSVEIFGVGYIKDFLIGTVRFLLSTCLKKGGGTPAFTAVQIRRPSGRFQGVLNIAAAVYDSSECGVLDKVSAVSFRELMEKKESESRRRRRLSRAGSKQSSGGESCDFSDSSDSAASTALKDWNCVRETAGKEKGNRSNGGGLLCGLMMQRKIPFCPSDRDLELWADSFEENG
- the LOC140882273 gene encoding uncharacterized protein; translated protein: MGKAKKTPKFAVMKKIISHKAIKHYKEEVLNPNKKDLSKEKLPRNVPQVSSALFFKHNTALGPPYRVLVDTNFINFSIQNKLDLEKGMMDCFYAKCTPCITDCVMAELEKLGQKYRVALRIAKDPRFERLPCTHKGTYADDCLVDRVTQHKCYIVATCDRDLKRRIRKIPGVPIMYITKHKYFIERLPEATIGGAPRY
- the LOC140878392 gene encoding uncharacterized protein; translated protein: MIRDKLVGDSPVHDVLRSDEPESFGFGVLSDFDDDADESYKESGYSISSDEDNLDLVSEESIDEGVFDDRKKKNKSKEVTTDDGWCSDPVDDDDEILSVYGSDDDAPKHPVYKEGQDMTNFKLMVGMKFKSTREFKFVLSDVSVKGGIEVVFYKNEKSRITVVCKEEECEWKIHASLVMGGPTFQIKTLKGRHTCSKAATSWLANYKYLAKKIEQVVRENPNVKTNQLINYIKRECGVNVSKWKAVRAKKYALQSIKGVDNVQYEILMDYCETVLKYNPGSRIIIRAREDCVAPTFGKLYYSLSGLKMNFLTSCRPIIGLDGCFLKTVHGGQLLTAIGRDGNDGMVPIAIAIVEIENRDTWTWFLRELLEDIGGLGENKWTFISDRQKGLIKALKDLVPDSEHSFILEDREKPIISMLEGIRTKLMRKTQERKAGMEKYPGKICPNILKKIEKCQDISRSCFPVYSGDLEYQVQYATAYGVVRKALCGYPCCHACAAIAHNRQKIEDFVDICYTKVEYLKGYTYFIHAVPGEIDYCKSESQPLNL